From Nicotiana tabacum cultivar K326 chromosome 15, ASM71507v2, whole genome shotgun sequence, the proteins below share one genomic window:
- the LOC107781947 gene encoding uncharacterized protein LOC107781947 has product MAKDQTAFFSFRSCCCILVFLCAFSPIPLLYWSYFFGYGYSYIQMTVNNENKPINLLKFSKAWNHLVFSSKPPQKLLKIALFVKKWPDEHHAGGLERHALTLHLALAKRGHELHIFTASTSNSSFPLYRMSNLHFHISRPTAAGYLDQAVIWKRFQVENATERSFDVIHTESVGLRHTRSNNLNNLAVSWHGIAYETIHSDIIQELVRNTKDPQSNALTERVKKVIEEVKFFQSYAHHVATSDHSGDVLKRIYMIPEERVHVILNGVNEEIFKPDISKGNDFRLNLGIPRSKSLILGLAGRLVKDKGHPLMFEALQQIFKENSTFRDNVIVLVAGNGPWGARYKDLGLNNVMVLGPLEQAQLARFYNAIDVFINPTLRAQGLDHTLLEAILTGKPLIATKLASITGSIIVSKEMGYTYAPTVGELKNVLYEVWEDGREILKQKGRFARERGLKLFTATKMAAAYERLFLCISGDVKQAKKHDNYCIYQPQFN; this is encoded by the coding sequence ATGGCAAAAGATCAAACTGCCTTTTTCAGTTTTCGATCTTGTTGCTGTATTCTTGTTTTTCTCTGTGCTTTCTCACCTATTCCTCTTCTTTACTGGTCTTATTTCTTTGGCTATGGCTATTCCTACATCCAAATGACAGTGAACAATGAAAACAAACCAATTAATCTCCTTAAATTCTCAAAAGCTTGGAACCATCTTGTCTTTTCATCAAAACCACCTCAAAAACTCCTTAAAATTGCTCTGTTTGTCAAGAAATGGCCTGATGAACATCACGCAGGAGGACTTGAACGACACGCCTTAACACTCCATCTAGCCTTAGCCAAACGTGGCCATGAGCTTCATATCTTCACAGCTTCAACCTCCAACTCATCCTTTCCTTTATACCGAATGAGCAATCTCCATTTTCATATCTCGAGGCCTACTGCTGCGGGATATCTTGACCAAGCTGTTATTTGGAAGCGCTTTCAAGTAGAAAACGCGACAGAAAGATCCTTTGATGTGATTCATACAGAGAGTGTAGGCCTCAGGCATACTAGATCAAATAACCTGAATAATCTTGCAGTTAGCTGGCATGGAATAGCTTATGAAACTATACATTCTGATATCATACAAGAACTTGTACGAAATACTAAAGATCCACAATCAAATGCTTTGACTGAAAGAGTGAAGAAGGTTATCGAAGAGGTAAAGTTTTTCCAAAGTTATGCTCATCACGTTGCCACGAGCGATCACTCAGGAGATGTACTTAAAAGGATCTATATGATCCCAGAAGAACGCGTTCATGTCATTCTAAATGGTGTCAATGAGGAGATATTCAAGCCTGATATTTCGAAGGGCAATGATTTTAGGTTAAACCTAGGAATCCCAAGATCAAAGTCCCTAATCTTGGGGTTAGCCGGGAGGTTGGTTAAAGATAAAGGACATCCTTTAATGTTCGAAGCCTTACAacaaattttcaaagaaaactcAACATTCAGGGACAATGTCATTGTACTAGTTGCTGGAAATGGTCCGTGGGGTGCTCGATACAAAGACCTCGGATTAAATAATGTGATGGTTTTGGGACCATTGGAACAGGCTCAACTAGCAAGATTCTACAATGCAATAGATGTATTCATAAACCCAACATTAAGAGCTCAAGGTTTGGATCATACTTTGTTGGAAGCAATCCTAACTGGTAAGCCTTTGATAGCGACGAAACTTGCAAGTATTACGGGGTCTATTATTGTTAGCAAAGAGATGGGGTATACATATGCACCTACAGTAGGGGAATTGAAGAACGTCTTGTATGAGGTTTGGGAGGATGGAAGGGAAATTCTGAAGCAGAAAGGGAGATTTGCTAGGGAGAGAGGTTTGAAGTTGTTTACTGCTACCAAAATGGCTGCAGCGTATGAAAGGCTTTTTCTTTGTATCTCAGGTGATGTAAAGCAAGCAAAAAAGCATGATAACTATTGTATTTACCAACCTCAGTTTAATTGA